A stretch of DNA from Gimesia chilikensis:
CGGGCTCGAATCGGACAGGCGCCGTTAATCACATGGAACTCGACATTTTGAAAATCGCCCTCAATCACAAACACGAACGGCCCTTTGATATTCAGACCTGACTGGCGGGCATCCTGTTCAAACAGAGAGTTCAACTCGTCCGAAGAGACCGCCTGTGAAAGTGGATGTTTCGACCAGTCGGTCACATACCCGCCAACCAATAGGGCAGCCTGGGTCCGGGGCGTCAGCTTGAGCGTCTGCAGTTTCCCATCCGACTTCACCTGCGTGAGTGTCACTTTGCCGTCAAGGATCGTCGCCTCACCTCCCAGCGATTCCAGTGCGCCGACCCCATAAAAGTGCGGCTGCTTTACCAGCTCCGCAAATTTAACGCGTCCCTGGTGCTGCTGCTGGCCGATCACTTCGTGCATCTTGCCATACTGCACGAACCGTTCCCCCTCAGGCTTCGCAGCCAGTGTACTGCTGAAGCTCCCCAGCACGACTGCCAGACCACCGAGACCACTCACAAACGCAGACCATTTCATCAAATCATCTCCCCGACTGCTAAATTGATAAATTACCAGTCCTGCACAGCGGGAATTATACGCATCCTGGAGGCAGGGGAACAGCAGGAGAATCGCGGGGCGATCAACCTTCATGGCACTTTCATCATCGACTCAATGAAACTGCCTCGCGCAGCAGAGTGTATTGACATGGGAACCAGGGAGGGTATTCTCAATCTGTATCCTGCCCATCTCGACTGTTTCCGGTCTGGTATCAAAAGGAGAGTTCCATGGATCTGCCCCCACAAGTTCAGAATCTGATAGACGCCGTCTCGGCCCTGCCCGGGGTGGCCGGCTGTTTCTGCACTCCCCAGCCCCTGGATGAGATCGACGTCGATATGCTCTCACTCCCCGGCGATTTCGGCAGTCTGCCTCAGGCCGCCCTGATCCGCACGCAGGGGGGACGCGGAGATGAAGTGCTGATCCAGACCGAAGTGATTTTCGATCGTTCTCCCGGTGCCTGGCTCAGCCTCGAATTCCTGGCCTGGTGGGTGCGGGACTGGGGACGCAGCGGTCGCGAAATCCAGATGCGGCCCATGGCCTTGCCTCCCCAAGGCTACGAAATCCAGTTGGGCCGAACCCTGAAGTTCTTCATCGAGTACTTCGTCATCGAAACTGAGAACGACTACGGTGATACACTGAAAGTCGTCCAGGAGATGGCCGATTCGATCGCTGAGAATTTCCAAAGTTACCAGGAGTGCTTTGAGAACCCGGCGGAGTTCACCGGCGATATCGAAAGCATCTGATACGCTTTTGTCTGGGGCTGCCGGGCAACATGATTGCTTCCCGGGGTCACTCCTGTTCGAGTACCAGTCGGGGCAGATTGGGATCGACGACCGATGACCAGGTACTGCCGATGCGTAATTCATCGAACAGGTAAGTACTGTTTTTGCCGACATGGAAACGGGCTACGTCAAACTCGTGTGAGGATTCGAAGGGAGTGGTGACGCAGGTCCAGACAGCCGGTTCCTGATCCGGAATGGTTTCTGCTTCCGCAAACGCACGCATAAAGACCTGGTCCAGGGCTTTTTCACTGGCGACTATTTTCGCGACAAACAGATATGTCTCCCCGCTTTGCAGAGGGGGCGCTCTTTCAATGATCTGCAGATCGGCCTGCAGGATCGCATAATCGTTTATACTCATTCCCATGCGGATTTTGGGGGGATCTTCCTGCTGGCCGGAAGGAAACAGGGCGAAATTTCCATACTGGTTAGATTGACTTTTTTGATCCGTTTTGACTTTCTGCATGTAGAAACTGACGTAATAGATCGCGTTGATATCCAGGCGAACTGGCTGCTTCAATTTGCGAAAGAAAGAAATTCCTCCCCGGAGTTCGAGCAGCCCCAACTGGCTGGGGGCCACCTCGGTTCGAGCCAGTGATTCACGGGGATGGCTGAATGACTGGTTCACTCTGCCGCCGGCTTTCGAGGTTCGCCAGGGATTCACCCAGCCGATTCCGGAGTTCTGCCACGGGGAAGACTGCTCGGGATCCAGAATTTCCGGCGGATGAAAACTGTCATAGGCCCGCAGTTCCTGGCGCTGTGCCTGTAAATTCTCTGGGGTTCCCGGAACTTCTCTTTTGAAGAGTTTCGGCTCCAGTTGAATATCTTCAATCTGCCTGTCATTCAGATGCCGGGCCTGGCCTTCTTCGATGATCACCGATTCTGAAAACTGGTCGTTCTTCTGATTGGGGTCGACCCGCACGGCTCCTTCAAACACGTGCAAATCGACTTCACCGTCCTGATGAATCTGCGCGCCGTATTCGGTGCCGATATCATGCAAGGTGAGCAGGGGAGTGATCAGCGAAAATTCCGGCGCCGGTTCATAGCCGTGCAGAACGATTTTGCCGTAATCCAGTTTCGCGCGGCTGGATGTCACCAGGTTGATTTTGGTTGGCCCTTCGATAATCAAACGCACGCCTGTATCAAAGCGAAATTCAGCGACTCCCCGTTCCAGGACCAGATCCTCCGACATCAGCCTCTGACCGGAGAACTCAGGCGGAGACTCGCTGCCCCAGACGCAATCCGTAGAACGCGTGAGTGTGGCTAAATAAGTCCGATCCTCTTTCACGGACTGCGGATCGGGGGCACGGTTCCCCGGGAAATATCCCGCGAAACTCCAGGCCAGCAGCAGTCCCAACAGCAGCGAGCAACTGGCCACGACAGAATAACGCAGAAACGCCGCCCGCCTGGGGACCACCGGCTGCGGGGCAGCCTGCGGTTGCTGTGCGTGGTGCGTCTTGAATGTCTGTTCCAGCGCCTCCAGGCGGGCCTGCATATCACTCTGCAGTCCCAGGTTGATGTCCAGGTAATCAAAGTAGTACTGCATTGCCTCGGGATTGTTCGACAGATAAGCCTGGAACTGGTCGAACTCGGATTGCGAAATCTCTTCGGCCGGACTGTCCAGCAGCCGGTTCAGCAACGGTTCAAATTCGGGGGGGAGATCCTGGATTGACATTCTGCCTACTGCTCATTCTGCAGTTTACGTGAAATACACGCTGCCAGTTCCCGTCGGAGAAATGACATGCGATTATAAAGCGTCTGGATTGATTTCTCAGTTGTTTTGGCGATCTCCGGGATGGACTGTTTTTCATAAACCGCGTCCTGCAGCAACTTCTGATCGGACGAGGTCAGGGAGCTTAAACATTCATGGAGATAATCGATCCGACAGTTGTAGTTAGCTAAATGCTGCTCCCGTTTTCGAGACATGGTTTCCATCAGGTCCTGATCGAAATAATGTCGATCGTGGCGCAGGCTTCTATGGTGATTCCGTGCGGTATAAAATGCAATCCCACAAGCCCAGGGAAAGAAGTCTCGATCCCGATCGAACTCTTCAAACTTCTTCCAGAGAGTCAGGCAGACGCGTTGATAAACATCTTCAGCATCAGAATTATGAGGAATCAATGACCGAATAAAACTGAAAATCCGCATTCGATCTTTGCTTAACAGTGCTGTAAACAGGCTGTTCGTTTTTGATTGCGGCATCTACGTTGAAACTCCGTTTAACCAAAACGAGAAACAGGCAGCCATTCAATGCGGTGCTCAGACGCAGCTTCGCAACTTCAGGCAGACAAAACTGTTCCGGACGGAAACAATCACAGATTCTACCTCTGATAGAATACATGTGGTGAGTGTGCTTGCAAGCGAAAAGTTCTTTCAGTCCCGGCAATTGTGCGTACCAGAACCTCGAATTCGAATTTCGGATTGAGCAAAAAAGTCAGATTACAGGCGAATTACTCCTCTCCGAACCAGAAGGATGATCCGGTGGGGGGAATTCCATTTTGGGGGCTGGCTATTCATCTTTTTCCGAGGTGGTTGTCAACAGCTTCCCGGTTGCCAGATCAACGCCCGACCATTCAAGCGAATTTTTGCTGAACAGGTAATACTCAGTCGTGCCTGTTTCGTTTTCAATCTGGGCGAATACGAAATTATCGCCGACACTGTAGCTGAATTTGGCTTCTTCCGGCACACGCAGTCGGCTCCAGTTCCCGGATGCAGACGAATACGCATAGAGATCACGTCCAACCGGGCAGATCCCCATTGCAGACGAGACCGTGGGTTGAAGTTTCGCCAGTGCCTCTGCAGAAGGTTTGCCTGCGACTTTCGTCTGCGACCAGTCACCGGATTCCATGCTGAAGGCCAATAGTTTGTCCCGAGACTGAGGAACGATCAGTATGAATTCACGGGTTTGGAGCACAATCGGTTTCGCCCGAGGCGTCTTCTCTGCTCCCTTGACAGGAGACAGGCTGACACACAACAGAAACACTGACAGCAGCGAGGCGAACAGTCGCATGATGGACTTCCTTTCTGAATGACGAGACGCAGGTCCTGAATCGGAATCGATTCAAATTCGGAGAAGGGGAACACCCTGATCTTAAGTGGTCAAGTGTGAATAGTCGAGGATTGATTTCAGAATCGCACAGTCACAGAACGAATGGGTTTAACCACCCGCACGAAACGTAAACAGGTCGGCCTCTTTGAAAAAGATTTCCAGCCGGATCTTCTGGCCGGTGAGCGACTCGATCGACTTGCCTTTCCAGCGCACTTGATGTCGCACACTGTCAGAATCCAGGGGAACGCAGTCGTCATAATCAAAGCCCTCCAGTACCCGGCGTTTCGTATCCGAGAGACGCACCTTGATTTCACCTCCGCTCGCATCCGCATTCAACAGCAGCTTGCCACCCGGCCACTGGATCTGTCGCGTGATCACCACACCCCCGCCGCGCGGGCCATGCAGGGAAATCAGGCGTTCTTTTTTGATCGTCGCCACGCCGATGCCCGGCTGCCGCGCCGTCGGATCGCCGTGTGGGCCATCAAAGCCGGAGTAATAAAACCACCACTCATCGCCCACTTCGGTCCAGTTGTTGCCGAACACCATGCCGTCATCCCACTGGCCATCCTCTCCCAGATCCAGCAGCCGGGGCCGTGCAGGAAGCCGCTCGAACCGCACGCCGTCTCTGCTGAAAGCCAGTTCGGTCACCACGTCGGTATTCATCTTGAACGGCCACAAACTTCCCCAGAAGATTCCCGCGTGGTAACGCACGGGCATGCCATAAAAGAAGTTGAACTGCTTTGCACTGTCCAGCTCATCCGGAATCAGAATGTTCTGTGGCTCACTCGTCCATTCTTCCCAGAGCGAAGGCCCCGTCATGCGGGCCACCCGCCGCGAGGCACCCGTATCCAGAATATCACCACGAAATGTACGATAGATATGTTTGGCCCGGCAGTACATCACATACTGTTTCTCAACCGGATCATACACCATGCTGTTCAAGGTATCGCTGTGCAGTTCTGCCAGCAGGGAGTCGCTCGCTTTGTCCCAGTGAATGCCATCCTGCGACCCAACCACGCGGATGCCGTTCATCCCTTTTTTCACGCCCCCCGTGTGGTAGGACATGATATAACGATATCCCCGCCGATCCGCTTCAGGGGCCTCAATCAGACACGGGCCGCTGGCACGCTGGTCCGTGATCCCTTTATAGACGATGTTATTTTCTTTTGTTCCCTTCCACTCCAGCAGTCCCAGTTCGGGACGCTCCCAGTTCAGTCCGTCCGTGGATTCGGCATAGGCAATCGCATAATTCGACCCCTTGTGCTTTCCCTGGGCATCCAGCCGGGGTGTATGCGTCTGATACCACATCTGGAACAGACCAGTTTCAGGATTACGCTTCACTGTGACGTAGCCACCCTCACCGGAGATCAGCGGATTGCGGGCATGCTTCTTGGGCGGATGAAATACCCGCTCCACCGCCTGCTGCTTGTATTTCAAGGCATAATGGTTGTCGACAATAAAGCCGTCGTACACGAATTGGGGCTCAGAGCCAATCTCCACCGGCTCAGCAGGCAGGCTCCGCGACTGGGCATCAGCCGTCACAGACAGCAACAGGGCCGTGACCAGGGGAAGTGTCGTCGTCAGAATCTTTCGCAAAGACATGGCACACCTGTTATATTCATCCAGAGGTTTCCGAATCAATGGCATCAGCAACAGCATAACAGGGAACAATCCGGGAGACGAATCTTTTGCAACCATTCCAGCTCGAAATTCAGACTTTCGTTCTCCGGTAGATGCTTAACTCAAATAGAGGCGGTAGAGCGTTCTCAAACCTGCTTCTCTGGTTTGACCCAGGACACATGACATTCCGGCAGCTGAGCTTTCAACTCCTCAAGTAGTTCCATGGGGACCCCGGGGAGATTAAGACCCAGGTAGCGGAGTTGTGTCAGCCGCCCCAATTCTCGAACTCCCGCTGCATCGACCGGCACCTCAATCAGTGTTAGTTGCTTCAGTTCCGGCAGATCTGCGAAGACGCGAATTCCTGTTGCCGTTACTCGCGGGGGCGAATCCTCACCTGTGTGACGCAGGCTCATCTGCCACAGTTGCTTCAATCCACGCAGGTGAGCGAGATCCTGATCTCGCAGCGTAGCGACCTCCAGGGCCAGTCCCTCCAGCCGGAATAGCTGTCCCACAATTGCCAGAAGATCACCGGTCACCTGGGGCATCGCTGACAGCCCCAGGAACGTCAACTGTTCCAGTGCCGCGAGTTCCTGCAGCCCCTCATTCACGGGAACACAATGCAGGTTCAGCGTCGTCAGGTTCTGCAGGTACGCCAGCTGTCGAAAGCCGGCGTCGCTCAGTGGTGTATCCCGGAATCTGAGGTATCGCAGTCCGTGCAGCTCACCCATCGCCGCCAGCGCAGTATCGTCCAACTCCATATCATCTATCCAGAGCTTCGTCAGCTGGGGAATGAAAGTCAGGTACTGAAACGCCGAACCGGGCGTCGATGTATTTCGCAGATGCAAATCCTGCAGTCGCGGTAGCCCCGCCAGAGTTGCCAGCCCCCGTTTCGTCAGTGGCGCGTTCTGGATCGAAAGATTCGCGAGCGGAATCAATTCACGCATGCTTTCCCACAGATGATCAGTCTCATCCATATCAAGGATACAAAGGTGGAAATTCAGCGCGCCCTGTTTGATGCCCGCAGAAATCCGCACCCCTGCCTTGCACAACCACTCCACGGCTTCCCGCAGCCGGGGAGGCAGGAGGAGATCATCGAAATCAATCGCCCCATCCAACAGCATGTGTTGCCGGGCAGTGAGTGTTCTGAGACGTCGCTGATTCTCCGGGTCCTCATCATCTTGCACAGACAGTTGTCCCAAGGCCAGTGAATTCAGGTAGTCCGCGATCGTGCGCACGGTCTCAAAATCGATCGGTACCTTTATTTTCAGGTGGACCCGGGAAGCAGACACCAGTCCTTCGATTTCATCCCCCCGATCATTCAGGGGAATCGAAATATTCCGGGCAAGACCGAGTCTGCGTTCGTTTCGGTCTATATCGGCTTCCACGCGATCCTTGATAATCCAGGGCCTGCCTGCGGCAGCTTCAGCGGCTGCGAAGTCCCGAATCACTTTTCGCCGCTGCGCATGAAAATCTTCCACCGTCACGCGGGTGCCGGGAAACCGCTCGGTCAGATCAGCAATGATGCTGTCGGGATCCAGCAGATGACGCTGATCGGGCGTTTCCAGGCGGATCGTAATCATAGGCGTTGAAAACCCACGAGACAGGAAAGAAAGGACCAACAGATCGTCAAACCGACTTTAGCTATTATATCAGCCACAGATCTACAAGAGAACACCCTGACCAGTCCACGCGTCACCCCGCTTCACCAAACTCAAACGCAAACAGCCGCGCGTTCCGCATGGTAAATTCCACACGTACCGGCTGCCCCGCCAGTACGCTCAGATCACTGCCGGACTTCCATTCCACCCGGTGATCGATCTCGTCCGCATTGATCCACGCACAATCCTCGCGGCCAAAACCGGGCAGGGGAGTCCCTTCAAGATCCAGCAGCGCCACCCGCACACCTCCCGCGCCGGCGGTGCTCAGATTGACCCGCAGGGAATCGCCGGTAAATCGTAGCGGCTTTGTCGTGACCACGCCGCCGGGATAACCAGCGTCCAGCGAGACAAAACCGTCCACGCGCTGCGTCGCCCGATAGATGCCTCCCAGATCCTTCTTCAGCCACGCGGCCCGGTCTTTGAGATCGCGATCCCAGACTACGGGCCGGCCATGCGTGTGCGGCCAGCCGACAAAATACTGATGCAGTTCCCGGCCCCGGCGGATCAGCCCCTGTCCCATGCTCACCAGCCGCAGGTCCAGTCCGTCGTAAAAGCCCGCGGGCATATAAGGCGTACGCCAGCGGTGCCAGTTGACGCCGTCGCGGCTCGCGGCAAACTGCACATCAAACGTCCCGTCATTGCCGTTCAGCGCGCGGTCCTGCCAGTCCGGCCCTTTGAATGTCTGGTAGGCGGCGGGAAAGGCGAGATACACGTGCGGGGCGAAGGGATACTTCACCGCCGCACTCGTATACAGCTGCACGCCCGGCGGATCGTCATCGTCGCGGGCCATCACCGTTGCCAGTTCACGACTCAACGTGGGAACCTTCTGTTTGCCCCAGACATGCAGCGGCGGAACGGACGCGTCATAAGGCCAGGGCGTTTCGAGGTCCTTCACCGCCACCCGCGCCACGGCCCGCACCGGATTCCAGCAGCGGGTATAGATCACATACTTCTGTAACGCTTCGTCCCACAGGCCGCAATGCTGACTGTCGGGCACGAAGGGGAGCATCCGCGTTTCCGATTCACTCCAGTGCACCCCGTCCGGCGACGAAGCCACATACACGCCCGCCTTCTGGGGATCGGGCCAGTACCGGGAATACAGCAGCCGATACCGCTTCTCCGCCGGGGCACGCGGATCGAGGAACACACTCGCTTCCACCGCCTCGACCGGCAGCAGGTTATTCTCCCGGCTCCCCTGATATTCCTTCAGCCCCAGTTGTGGACGTTCCCAGTGAATGCCGTCTTCGCTGGTCGCCAGGGCGAAATGTTTCTTCTTCTCCGCGTCATAACTCCCATGAAACAGTTTCGCAGTCCCGTTATCATCCACGACGCTGCAGTAAAAGATAAACCCCAGCGCTTCAGAAGGCTGCTCCGGTTTCAAAACCCGCTCAAACGCAGTCGGCGAATTCAACCGCCGCGTCACGCCGCGGGTCCGCCCGGTATCCACGAGCAGATCATCCAGAAACAGCTGCCATTCAGAACCGACAGAGGAAATTTCCGAATCCGCAGCCCTCACCACTGCAGGCAGGGCAGTGGCTACAGCTGTAGCTTGCAGAAACTGACGGCGTGTGAGAGTGGGATCCATGAATTAACCTTGCTTTCAGACTTTTATTTTAAGTAAAGACCGGTATGATTAACTTCTGTGCGCTTACTGGTTGTGTTGCATGTTGATACTTAATCGATGATCCATGTTACCCCATCTTCTTCTAGAGTCGGTGCTCTTTCAAGCACTCAATAGATTTCCAGTCTTCATCGTATTCAGAGAGCTGATTTAGAATGATCGTTCCTGCTGACTCCCGACACGAGAGGCGACAAGTTTATTTTCGGTGTGTTCCGTTCTTAGTCGCAATTGCATTGATGACTGTGCGCTTTCCTCCAGAAGTTTTCGCTGCTCCTCTCCCTCAGTCAGATCCATTTGAATCTGAAGTATCTCCACAGTTTTCGGAAATTAGAGAGGCGATCGACGAGGATGACTACGAGCAGGCGTTGAGACTGCTTACGGAAAAACGTGTTATTGCAGTGAAGGTGAAAAACCAGTTCTTACTCCAGGAGATTCTGGCGGAAATCAAAGAGGTGAATCGTCTTAAACGGGAGTTTTCCAAAGTCCGTGAAAAAGCGGAGACTCTGAAAACGAAACCGGGCGATCCCGAGGCAAACGAAAAAGTGGGCCTGTTCTATTGTGCTGAGAAAGGGGATTGGATTGCCGGATTGAACATGCTTTCCAAATCAGGGGATTCCGGTCTTCGGCAGGCAGCCCTCGATGATCTCAAACAGCCCGAGACGCCTGCCCATCGGATGAAACTGGCAGATGCCTGGTGGGAACAGGCAGAGAAAGAAAAAGATCAGATTCGCAAGGCTTTCTTGTTACGTGGACGTTACTGGTACTTGTCAGCACGTCCCGGATTAACAGAATTGGAACGTTTCGAGCGAGATAAACAATTAGAACAGATCGTTTTGGAAGCAGATAAGATTGTGGTCTGGAATATGCATGGTTCGACTTTGGATCATGGCACAGACGAATGTGTGCTCACACTTTTCTTGAAAGGGAAAGCCGTCTGGCGTCAGAAAGTAGTGGTTCCCTGGAAAGCCAAAGCACCCGCGGGGCAAATTGTGTATCCACCCCGCGTCCGTTTCGATCAGATCCGGGTAGATATCACAAAGTATCGTGGGTTTGGTGGCGGGCTGGGTGAAATTGAAGTCTTTGATGGAACGATTAATGTTGCCCGCAACTGTTCGGCCGTCGCCAGCAGCTATTGGAGATCGAATCGGAACCATCATCCCGATCTCATAACCGATGGGGACAAATCGGGACTCACGGGAATCTGGTTATTAAACGACGGGCAAAAAGGCTGGGTACTGGTTGACATGAAAAAGTATCTACAGCAACCCTGAAGGACAGAGAGAGTCGATCAGACAGTCTCTGGCAGGATAAAATAAGCGACGCTGGAAAGGGGAATAGATCGCTTTCCATTCATCTCTCTATTCCCCCACAAATCCCAATTCCCTGTTCATTTCCCGGTTGTCACGCTCTGGTGAACCGATACCATGATAGCACAGTCACCAGATATTGCAGGACTTCCCGAGATGAAACAGACAGAGCAACCAGTTACCGAAACCGAATCGCTGCCGGACCGGGAGACGATGTACGCCGCCCTGGTCCAGCGGGACAGCAGCTTTGAAGGCGTCTTCGTTGCTGCCATCCGCACCACCGGAATTTTCTGCCGGCCCTCCTGTTCGGCCCGCAAACCCAGGCCGGAGAATGTCGAATACTTCGCCGATGCGAAAACCGCCCTCGCGCACGGCTACCGGGAATGCAAGGTCTGTCGCCCGCTGGTCTCACTCGGCTCCACCCCCGACTGGCTGCAGCCGTTGATTGAAGAAGTCGATCAGGATGCCACCCTCCGCCTGACCGCTGACGACCTGCGGGAACGGGGCCTCGACCCGGTCCGCGTCCGTCGCTGGTTTCAGAAGCTGCACGGTATGAGCTTCGCCTCCTACCTGCGGATGCGGCGGATCAATCAGGCCTTCAGCCAGCTGCAACACAAATCCACGGTAACCGCCGCTGCCCTCGACAGCGGCTACGAATCGCTGAGCGGGTTCGGCGAGAGCTTCAAGAAAGCGATGGGCAACGCGCCCGCCAGAAGTAATGACCAGCAGGTGATCAACGTCAGTCGCCTACTGACCCCCCTGGGACCGATGCTGGCCGGCGCGACAGAGCAGGGGATCTGCCTGCTCGAATTCACCGATCGCCGGATGCTCGAAACGCAGCTCAACCGCCTGCAGAAACGGCTCAACGCCCGCGCACTCCCCGGCGACAGCCCCTGGTTCCCGCAACTCGACGGCCAGCTTCAGGCTTACTTCGCCGGGAAACGGACCGACTTCGATCTCCCCCTGGTCCTGGCGGGCACCGAGTTTCAGGAACGAGTCTGGAACGCCCTGCGGACCATTCCGTGTGGCACCACCCGTTCCTATTCCGAACAGGCCGAGATCATCGGACAGCCCACCGCAGTCAGAGCCGTCGCCCGCGCCAACGGCGACAACCGCATCGCGATTCTGATCCCCTGCCACCGCGTCATCGGAGCCGACGGCACGCTCACCGGTTACGGCGGCGGCCTCTGGCGCAAAAAACGCCTGCTGGAAATCGAACAGGGAACAGACGCCCCAACCAAGTGAGCGGAATGGCACTCGCCACCGGTAAAATGTAAAACGCGGTTTCCAGAACCAGCAGCGGGTGGCCGCGAATGAAATTCG
This window harbors:
- a CDS encoding acetolactate decarboxylase, which gives rise to MKVDRPAILLLFPCLQDAYNSRCAGLVIYQFSSRGDDLMKWSAFVSGLGGLAVVLGSFSSTLAAKPEGERFVQYGKMHEVIGQQQHQGRVKFAELVKQPHFYGVGALESLGGEATILDGKVTLTQVKSDGKLQTLKLTPRTQAALLVGGYVTDWSKHPLSQAVSSDELNSLFEQDARQSGLNIKGPFVFVIEGDFQNVEFHVINGACPIRARMRKEALPVGKRPYEADLPKVSGKLVGVFAKDAAGNITHPGTSVHMHLLFQDTKSGEMHTGHVEKLTVAPGATLLLPEK
- a CDS encoding FecR domain-containing protein, producing MSIQDLPPEFEPLLNRLLDSPAEEISQSEFDQFQAYLSNNPEAMQYYFDYLDINLGLQSDMQARLEALEQTFKTHHAQQPQAAPQPVVPRRAAFLRYSVVASCSLLLGLLLAWSFAGYFPGNRAPDPQSVKEDRTYLATLTRSTDCVWGSESPPEFSGQRLMSEDLVLERGVAEFRFDTGVRLIIEGPTKINLVTSSRAKLDYGKIVLHGYEPAPEFSLITPLLTLHDIGTEYGAQIHQDGEVDLHVFEGAVRVDPNQKNDQFSESVIIEEGQARHLNDRQIEDIQLEPKLFKREVPGTPENLQAQRQELRAYDSFHPPEILDPEQSSPWQNSGIGWVNPWRTSKAGGRVNQSFSHPRESLARTEVAPSQLGLLELRGGISFFRKLKQPVRLDINAIYYVSFYMQKVKTDQKSQSNQYGNFALFPSGQQEDPPKIRMGMSINDYAILQADLQIIERAPPLQSGETYLFVAKIVASEKALDQVFMRAFAEAETIPDQEPAVWTCVTTPFESSHEFDVARFHVGKNSTYLFDELRIGSTWSSVVDPNLPRLVLEQE
- a CDS encoding sigma-70 family RNA polymerase sigma factor, encoding MPQSKTNSLFTALLSKDRMRIFSFIRSLIPHNSDAEDVYQRVCLTLWKKFEEFDRDRDFFPWACGIAFYTARNHHRSLRHDRHYFDQDLMETMSRKREQHLANYNCRIDYLHECLSSLTSSDQKLLQDAVYEKQSIPEIAKTTEKSIQTLYNRMSFLRRELAACISRKLQNEQ
- a CDS encoding bifunctional transcriptional activator/DNA repair enzyme AdaA, with the translated sequence MKQTEQPVTETESLPDRETMYAALVQRDSSFEGVFVAAIRTTGIFCRPSCSARKPRPENVEYFADAKTALAHGYRECKVCRPLVSLGSTPDWLQPLIEEVDQDATLRLTADDLRERGLDPVRVRRWFQKLHGMSFASYLRMRRINQAFSQLQHKSTVTAAALDSGYESLSGFGESFKKAMGNAPARSNDQQVINVSRLLTPLGPMLAGATEQGICLLEFTDRRMLETQLNRLQKRLNARALPGDSPWFPQLDGQLQAYFAGKRTDFDLPLVLAGTEFQERVWNALRTIPCGTTRSYSEQAEIIGQPTAVRAVARANGDNRIAILIPCHRVIGADGTLTGYGGGLWRKKRLLEIEQGTDAPTK